One genomic window of Luteitalea pratensis includes the following:
- a CDS encoding HD domain-containing phosphohydrolase: protein MTARSETEQGLDVLAGDRFDVPAPVLVIDDDDGVREVLTAWVEADGCHPLPVCSADEALEVADECGVGIALCDVQMPGHDGFWFLEQVEQRHPDMAVVLVTGVHDVDWALRGLQHGVVDYLLKPFDQRSLSRALENGVRQHRLRRADRLLREQRASELGVRHARLAQAMTRLEVSSTEQVEAALDLVAFRSDVWREHSQRVRHLAIALATTCRVPARQVDALGQAALLHELGRLVLPDGLLNKTGELTTEERALWRRVPDLGASILDAVPALRPAAGIVRSRFEEYAGGGYPRQLAGDEIPMTSRVLAVADSYDAMRSPRPFRDALTHEQAVAELVRGSGTQFDPDVVRTFTHLPGLGAPESRA, encoded by the coding sequence GTCATCGACGACGATGACGGCGTGCGCGAGGTGCTGACGGCGTGGGTGGAGGCCGACGGCTGCCATCCGTTGCCGGTCTGCAGCGCCGATGAAGCCCTGGAGGTTGCCGACGAGTGCGGCGTGGGTATCGCGCTCTGCGACGTGCAGATGCCGGGACACGACGGCTTCTGGTTCCTCGAGCAGGTGGAGCAGCGGCATCCCGACATGGCCGTCGTCCTCGTGACGGGCGTGCACGATGTCGACTGGGCACTGCGCGGCCTCCAGCACGGGGTGGTGGACTACCTGCTGAAGCCCTTCGATCAGCGCAGCCTCTCGCGTGCGCTCGAGAACGGCGTGCGGCAGCATCGCCTCCGGCGGGCGGATCGCTTGCTGCGCGAGCAGCGCGCATCTGAGCTCGGCGTTCGGCACGCCCGGCTCGCCCAGGCCATGACCCGCCTCGAGGTGTCGAGTACCGAGCAGGTCGAGGCCGCACTCGATCTGGTGGCGTTCCGCAGCGACGTGTGGCGTGAGCACAGCCAGCGCGTCAGGCACCTGGCCATTGCCCTGGCCACGACGTGCCGGGTACCGGCCCGCCAGGTCGACGCCCTCGGTCAGGCCGCGTTGCTGCATGAACTCGGCCGGCTGGTCCTGCCTGATGGACTCCTCAACAAGACGGGTGAACTGACGACCGAGGAGCGCGCGTTGTGGCGACGGGTGCCGGACCTCGGGGCGTCCATCCTCGACGCCGTGCCCGCGTTGCGGCCCGCGGCCGGGATCGTCCGGTCGCGATTCGAGGAGTACGCCGGCGGCGGGTACCCGCGGCAGCTGGCCGGCGACGAGATCCCCATGACCAGCCGCGTGCTGGCGGTCGCCGATTCCTACGACGCGATGCGATCGCCACGACCGTTCCGCGACGCCCTGACCCACGAGCAGGCCGTGGCCGAACTGGTGCGCGGCAGCGGCACGCAGTTCGACCCGGATGTCGTGCGCACGTTCACGCATCTGCCCGGACTGGGTGCGCCCGAGTCACGCGCCTAG